A DNA window from Bacteroides cellulosilyticus contains the following coding sequences:
- a CDS encoding transposase has translation MKYSKKKYNYYSDDERMSYIREYLSSPESKSQFCKRNGFCAKLLTYWLNKYQMEDKVMGISPKPVNSDAIDSSISELQKELSLLRAENRKLHRALADESLRHEACEELINLAESTYHIKVRKNSDAK, from the coding sequence ATGAAATATTCGAAAAAGAAGTACAACTATTACAGTGATGATGAACGAATGTCTTATATTCGTGAATATTTATCAAGTCCCGAGAGCAAATCTCAGTTTTGTAAGCGTAACGGCTTTTGTGCCAAGCTTCTTACTTATTGGCTTAACAAGTATCAAATGGAAGACAAAGTTATGGGTATATCACCTAAACCGGTAAATAGCGATGCTATTGATTCTAGTATTTCTGAGCTCCAGAAAGAACTATCGCTATTGCGTGCTGAGAACCGTAAACTTCATCGGGCTCTTGCTGATGAGAGTTTACGTCATGAGGCGTGCGAAGAACTCATCAATCTTGCTGAATCCACGTATCATATCAAGGTACGAAAAAACTCCGATGCCAAGTAA
- a CDS encoding FKBP-type peptidyl-prolyl cis-trans isomerase yields the protein MGRKEEYKLQNEQYLEALRAENDIRELPCGILYRVLEEGNGGNTPRLNSIVTVHYKGTLINGREFDNSWKRNYPEAFRLNEVIEGWQIALQRMHVGDHWIVYIPYAMGYGTRSSGPIPAFSTLVFDVQLLGIA from the coding sequence ATGGGACGAAAAGAAGAATATAAATTGCAGAATGAGCAGTACCTGGAGGCTTTGCGTGCAGAGAATGATATCCGGGAACTGCCTTGCGGAATTCTATATCGGGTATTGGAAGAAGGGAATGGCGGCAATACTCCCCGTTTGAATAGCATCGTAACTGTGCATTATAAAGGCACTTTGATAAATGGCCGCGAGTTCGATAACTCCTGGAAACGGAATTACCCTGAGGCTTTTCGTCTGAATGAAGTCATTGAAGGCTGGCAGATAGCCCTGCAACGAATGCATGTAGGAGATCATTGGATTGTTTATATTCCTTATGCAATGGGGTATGGTACACGTAGCAGTGGCCCTATTCCTGCTTTCTCTACTTTGGTGTTTGATGTCCAGCTATTGGGAATTGCGTAA
- a CDS encoding glycerate kinase: MKKVVIAIDSFKGCLPSAEAGKAAAEGIRSVYPECEVICLPIADGGEGMLDVLITATNGQEVPISAHDPLMRWRNTYYGISENGETAFIEMASISGLPLVPPEKRNPMLTTTYGTGEIISDALERGCRNFIIGIGGSATNDAGLGMLQALGFHFSDKEGKEVGTGRGEILIKVAHIDSTFVHPALNSCRFTVACDVQNPFYGPEGAAYVFAPQKGAGREMVEALDAGLQNLAEVIRHTTGKDISHHPGAGAAGGMGGSLLAFLNAELKPGIQLMLEALDFSNKIKNADLIITGEGKADRQTLMGKVPSGILAEARKQDIPVILLAGNIEDSDELQQAGFEGVFSVNPPFISLEEAMKPEVARKNIQQTVECICKK; encoded by the coding sequence ATGAAGAAAGTAGTCATAGCTATTGACTCCTTTAAAGGATGTTTGCCCTCGGCAGAAGCTGGAAAAGCAGCTGCCGAGGGTATTCGTTCCGTATACCCGGAATGTGAAGTTATCTGCCTGCCCATAGCCGATGGGGGCGAAGGAATGCTGGATGTGCTGATTACGGCAACCAACGGTCAGGAAGTTCCGATCTCCGCCCACGATCCATTGATGAGATGGCGCAATACTTATTACGGCATTTCCGAAAATGGGGAAACAGCTTTCATAGAAATGGCAAGCATCAGCGGATTGCCTTTAGTTCCGCCGGAAAAAAGAAACCCGATGCTGACTACCACTTACGGCACGGGAGAAATCATTAGTGATGCTCTGGAACGTGGTTGCCGCAACTTTATCATTGGCATTGGTGGCAGTGCAACCAATGATGCAGGGTTAGGAATGCTTCAGGCATTAGGCTTTCATTTTTCAGACAAGGAGGGTAAAGAAGTAGGGACAGGCCGTGGAGAAATATTAATAAAAGTAGCGCATATAGACAGCACTTTTGTCCATCCGGCTTTAAACAGTTGCCGATTTACTGTTGCCTGCGATGTACAAAATCCATTCTATGGTCCCGAAGGAGCGGCTTATGTCTTTGCACCTCAGAAAGGAGCAGGCCGGGAAATGGTGGAGGCATTGGATGCAGGACTGCAAAACCTTGCAGAAGTCATCCGTCATACGACGGGAAAAGATATTTCCCATCATCCCGGAGCCGGTGCCGCCGGAGGTATGGGCGGTAGTCTGCTGGCTTTCCTGAATGCGGAACTGAAACCCGGCATACAACTGATGCTGGAAGCTCTTGACTTCAGTAATAAAATAAAAAACGCTGACTTGATCATTACCGGAGAAGGAAAAGCAGACCGGCAAACATTGATGGGAAAAGTTCCTTCCGGCATACTTGCTGAAGCCCGGAAACAAGATATTCCGGTAATCCTGTTAGCCGGCAATATAGAAGATTCGGATGAATTACAACAGGCCGGGTTTGAAGGGGTCTTCTCTGTTAACCCTCCATTCATATCGTTAGAAGAAGCCATGAAACCGGAAGTTGCACGCAAAAACATACAGCAAACAGTCGAGTGTATTTGCAAGAAGTAA
- a CDS encoding CDGSH iron-sulfur domain-containing protein: MEKEENTVAITATPNGPFIVEGNFKLIDREGKAEVRKGRIALCRCGRSYKQPFCDGTHRKIHYNDLSLK; this comes from the coding sequence ATGGAAAAAGAAGAAAATACAGTAGCCATCACGGCTACACCCAACGGACCATTTATTGTAGAAGGCAATTTCAAATTGATAGACCGGGAGGGAAAAGCAGAGGTACGAAAAGGAAGAATCGCCTTGTGTCGCTGCGGACGCTCTTATAAACAACCCTTCTGCGATGGTACACACCGGAAAATCCACTATAATGATTTATCTCTGAAATAG
- a CDS encoding HpaII family restriction endonuclease, whose amino-acid sequence MAFEATKRELGELYTFFRLLADGKVSLGTPQARKVETESWPVALIQREEHDGTRRYYIEQENVRIVSGTVENDSTFSVADKEEQNIPREDFGEAAELILELLKTTVGSDMIEVPEGLEGFLDAINIYDLEAKTEDRTDFSVAFWHVEAPLTGFNVRCRLSSMNPLLDGGRTANLKLEQSGIKFATPTVNKINALPESPTEVTERMLMIERLGGVLKYSDVADRVFRCNLLMIDLHFPRMLAEMVRMMHLDGISRVSELTERIKEINPLKIKDELINKHGFYEFKMKQFLLALALGMRPAKIYNGTDSAVEGILLVNAEGEVLCYHQSERRTFADFLYLNTRFEKGSVDKDKYGFLEKENGVYYFRLNVKIGLTKK is encoded by the coding sequence ATGGCATTCGAAGCAACAAAGCGTGAGTTGGGCGAACTCTACACATTTTTTCGCCTGTTGGCAGATGGAAAAGTTTCATTGGGTACACCGCAAGCCCGGAAGGTTGAAACGGAGAGTTGGCCCGTGGCACTGATACAAAGAGAAGAACATGACGGTACGCGTCGTTACTATATAGAACAGGAAAATGTTCGCATTGTCAGTGGTACGGTGGAGAATGATAGTACTTTTTCTGTGGCTGATAAAGAAGAACAGAACATTCCCCGCGAAGACTTTGGCGAGGCGGCAGAGCTGATACTTGAATTGCTGAAAACGACTGTCGGTTCTGATATGATTGAAGTTCCCGAAGGTCTGGAAGGTTTTCTGGATGCCATCAATATCTACGATTTGGAGGCGAAGACGGAAGACCGGACGGATTTCTCTGTTGCCTTCTGGCACGTTGAAGCACCGTTGACGGGATTTAATGTCCGTTGCCGCCTCAGTTCGATGAACCCGTTGCTGGATGGCGGACGCACGGCAAACCTGAAACTGGAACAGTCGGGCATTAAGTTTGCTACGCCTACGGTGAATAAGATAAATGCCTTGCCGGAGTCTCCGACGGAAGTGACTGAGCGTATGCTGATGATTGAGCGTCTGGGCGGAGTACTGAAATATTCGGATGTGGCGGACCGTGTGTTCCGTTGCAACCTGCTGATGATTGATTTGCACTTCCCCCGTATGTTGGCGGAGATGGTGCGCATGATGCACCTCGACGGAATTTCCCGTGTTAGCGAACTGACGGAGCGCATTAAAGAGATAAATCCCCTGAAGATAAAAGATGAACTGATAAACAAACATGGTTTCTATGAGTTTAAGATGAAACAGTTCTTGTTGGCACTTGCTTTGGGCATGCGTCCGGCAAAGATTTATAACGGTACGGACTCAGCCGTAGAAGGCATTCTGCTGGTAAATGCGGAAGGGGAGGTGCTTTGCTATCATCAGTCGGAGCGCCGCACGTTTGCCGATTTTCTTTACCTGAACACTCGTTTCGAGAAAGGCTCGGTAGATAAGGATAAGTACGGTTTCCTTGAAAAAGAGAATGGTGTGTATTATTTCAGACTGAATGTAAAGATTGGGTTGACAAAAAAATAA
- a CDS encoding D-isomer specific 2-hydroxyacid dehydrogenase family protein — translation MFRKLVAIEPVSLIPSAEKALHSYAEKVVMFPDVPAGDDEIVARIGDADAVLLSYTSQINRSVLEKCPNIRYIGMCCSLYSPESANVDIRYANERGITVTGIRDYGDEGVVEYVVSELVRCLHGFGQESWEEMPREITGLKVGVIGLGKSGGMIADALKFFGADIAYFARSEKEDAAAKGYRFLPLGELLSQSEVVFCCLNKNTVLLHEAEFEQLGNKKILFNTGLSPAWDDPAFVKWLKGDNLCFCDTLGALGGAHLLSHPHVRCMQVSTGRTRQAFDRLSEKVLANIEAYNR, via the coding sequence ATGTTTCGTAAACTTGTAGCAATAGAACCCGTAAGTCTGATTCCGTCAGCAGAAAAAGCACTGCATTCGTATGCAGAAAAGGTAGTGATGTTCCCTGATGTTCCGGCAGGGGATGATGAAATAGTAGCCCGTATCGGAGATGCTGATGCTGTGCTATTGAGCTATACTTCACAAATAAACAGGAGTGTGCTTGAGAAGTGTCCGAATATAAGGTATATCGGTATGTGCTGCTCGCTGTATTCGCCGGAGAGTGCCAATGTAGACATTCGTTATGCGAACGAGCGGGGGATTACTGTAACCGGTATCCGGGATTATGGGGATGAAGGTGTGGTGGAATATGTAGTCAGCGAACTGGTGCGTTGCCTGCATGGATTTGGTCAGGAATCCTGGGAAGAAATGCCCCGGGAGATCACAGGGCTGAAAGTAGGTGTCATAGGATTGGGTAAATCCGGTGGCATGATTGCCGATGCATTGAAATTCTTTGGGGCGGATATCGCTTATTTTGCCCGTAGCGAAAAAGAGGATGCGGCTGCCAAAGGATATCGTTTCTTACCCTTGGGAGAACTTCTTTCTCAGAGTGAAGTCGTTTTCTGTTGTCTCAATAAGAATACAGTCCTGTTGCATGAGGCTGAGTTCGAACAACTTGGAAATAAAAAGATATTGTTCAATACCGGGCTGTCTCCGGCGTGGGACGACCCCGCGTTCGTTAAGTGGCTGAAAGGTGATAACCTTTGTTTTTGTGATACACTGGGAGCTTTGGGTGGAGCACATCTTTTAAGCCATCCACATGTCCGCTGTATGCAGGTATCTACAGGCCGTACCCGTCAGGCGTTTGACCGCCTGAGCGAGAAAGTACTGGCCAATATAGAAGCATATAACCGATAA
- a CDS encoding IMPACT family protein, producing MSEDTYKTISAPSEGIYTEKRSKFIAIALPVRTVDEVKSHLEVYQKKYYDARHVCYAYMLGPERKDFRANDNGEPSGTAGKPILGQINSNELTDILIIVVRYFGGIKLGTSGLIVAYKAAAAEAIAAAEIIEKTVDETVAFLFEYPFMNDVMRIVKEEEPEILEQSYDMDCRMALRIRKSMMPKLRARLEKVETLRFEEDA from the coding sequence ATGAGTGAAGATACCTACAAAACCATAAGCGCCCCTTCCGAAGGGATTTACACTGAGAAGCGCAGCAAGTTCATTGCTATCGCTTTGCCCGTGCGTACTGTCGATGAGGTAAAATCGCATCTGGAAGTTTATCAGAAGAAATATTATGATGCCCGCCACGTCTGCTACGCCTATATGCTGGGGCCCGAACGTAAAGATTTCCGCGCCAATGATAACGGAGAACCTTCCGGTACGGCAGGAAAACCTATCCTGGGACAGATTAACTCCAATGAACTGACCGATATACTGATAATCGTTGTCCGCTACTTCGGTGGCATCAAGTTGGGGACGAGCGGACTGATTGTCGCTTATAAAGCTGCTGCTGCCGAAGCGATAGCTGCTGCCGAGATTATAGAAAAAACAGTGGATGAAACGGTGGCCTTCCTGTTTGAATACCCTTTTATGAATGACGTGATGCGCATTGTCAAGGAGGAGGAGCCGGAAATACTGGAACAGTCGTACGATATGGATTGCCGCATGGCGCTTCGCATCCGTAAGTCGATGATGCCGAAGTTGAGGGCGCGTCTGGAAAAAGTTGAGACATTGCGCTTTGAAGAGGATGCGTAA
- a CDS encoding aspartate dehydrogenase domain-containing protein: protein MKKLVIVGCGRLAGIVSDAVVNGLLPEYDLVGVYSRTAEKAERIVSKMQQHGKSCVACTTPEDLLALKPDYLVEAASPAAMKEFALPALKNGTSIVTLSIGALADTAFYQEVMETAKANGTRVYIVSGATGGFDVLRTASLMGNAKAKFFNEKGPDALKGTAVYDEALQTEQRVVFSGNATEAIAMFPTKVNVAVAASLASVGPENMEMSMQSTPGFVGDTQRVEIKNDQVHAVIDVYSATAEIAGWSVVNTLLNITSPIVFF, encoded by the coding sequence ATGAAAAAATTAGTTATTGTCGGATGTGGACGACTGGCCGGAATAGTTTCGGATGCAGTTGTTAATGGCTTGTTGCCGGAATATGATTTAGTTGGAGTTTACTCACGTACAGCAGAAAAAGCTGAACGTATAGTTAGTAAAATGCAGCAACACGGGAAATCCTGCGTAGCATGTACAACCCCGGAAGATTTACTGGCACTGAAACCGGATTATCTGGTAGAAGCAGCCTCTCCTGCTGCCATGAAAGAGTTTGCATTACCCGCCCTAAAGAACGGTACTTCCATCGTCACCTTGTCTATCGGTGCTCTGGCAGACACTGCTTTCTATCAGGAAGTGATGGAGACTGCCAAAGCGAACGGTACGCGTGTATACATCGTTTCCGGTGCTACGGGCGGTTTCGATGTTCTGCGGACAGCTTCTTTAATGGGAAATGCAAAAGCTAAATTCTTTAATGAAAAAGGTCCTGATGCCTTGAAGGGAACAGCTGTATATGATGAGGCATTGCAAACGGAGCAACGTGTTGTCTTCTCAGGAAATGCTACTGAAGCCATAGCCATGTTCCCAACAAAAGTCAATGTAGCCGTTGCTGCTTCACTGGCCTCCGTCGGCCCGGAGAATATGGAAATGTCCATGCAATCCACTCCCGGATTCGTGGGAGACACTCAAAGAGTAGAAATAAAGAACGATCAGGTGCATGCCGTAATTGATGTGTACAGCGCCACTGCTGAAATTGCAGGGTGGTCTGTTGTGAACACCCTGCTTAACATAACATCACCGATTGTATTCTTCTGA
- a CDS encoding nitroreductase family protein, which yields MSMNEILKTIKSRRSVRAYTEQQISQEDLSTILEAATYAPSGMGLQTWHFTAIQNGAVLEELNEKIKGAFAKSDEPRLQERGHSRTYCCYYHAPTLVIVSNEPTQWWASMDCACAMQNIFLAAKSLGIGSCWINQLGQTCDDPDVRAFLTKLGIPENHRVYGCAALGYAAAAPMKEKKLAEGTVTVIK from the coding sequence ATGAGTATGAATGAGATTTTAAAGACCATCAAGTCGCGTCGCAGTGTGCGCGCTTATACGGAACAACAGATTTCGCAGGAAGATTTAAGCACCATTCTGGAAGCGGCAACCTATGCCCCCAGTGGTATGGGACTCCAGACGTGGCATTTCACCGCTATTCAGAATGGCGCTGTGCTGGAAGAACTGAACGAAAAGATTAAAGGCGCTTTTGCCAAGAGCGACGAACCCCGTTTGCAGGAACGCGGACATAGCCGGACGTATTGTTGTTATTATCATGCTCCTACACTCGTCATTGTTTCCAACGAACCGACACAGTGGTGGGCAAGCATGGATTGTGCCTGTGCCATGCAGAATATCTTCCTTGCAGCCAAGTCCCTCGGCATCGGTTCCTGCTGGATAAACCAGTTAGGACAAACTTGTGATGATCCTGATGTGCGTGCTTTCCTTACGAAGCTGGGCATCCCCGAAAATCACCGCGTATATGGTTGTGCCGCTTTAGGCTATGCCGCTGCCGCCCCGATGAAGGAAAAGAAGTTGGCGGAAGGTACTGTGACGGTTATTAAGTGA
- a CDS encoding flavodoxin family protein → MKILIINGSPRKQGHISKMLQLMETEARANGDEVTVIRVADLQIRSCIGCMSCREKLKCCLPEDDAQRVLKQIEEAQALIIGAPCYWGNLPGQLKVMFDRIVYGMMGETSRGIPIGLHKGKKAVIVSTCTTPYPFNIFFNQTRGVVKALKEILKWSGFKVVSAIEKGGTKQHPGLTEREMKRCRGVIHKL, encoded by the coding sequence ATGAAAATACTGATTATCAACGGAAGTCCCCGCAAGCAAGGACATATCTCGAAAATGCTGCAATTGATGGAAACGGAAGCCCGGGCGAATGGTGACGAAGTTACTGTGATTAGAGTGGCTGACCTGCAAATCCGTTCCTGCATCGGCTGCATGAGTTGCCGTGAGAAACTGAAATGTTGTTTGCCTGAGGATGATGCACAACGTGTGCTGAAGCAGATAGAAGAAGCACAAGCACTGATAATCGGCGCTCCCTGCTATTGGGGAAACCTGCCGGGACAACTGAAAGTGATGTTCGACCGCATCGTTTACGGAATGATGGGAGAGACCTCACGAGGTATTCCTATCGGCCTGCATAAAGGTAAAAAGGCAGTTATCGTAAGCACTTGCACTACTCCATATCCTTTCAATATATTCTTTAATCAGACAAGGGGAGTAGTAAAAGCGCTGAAAGAAATCCTGAAATGGAGCGGCTTTAAAGTTGTTTCAGCCATCGAGAAAGGCGGAACGAAACAACATCCCGGACTGACGGAAAGAGAAATGAAACGTTGTCGCGGAGTGATACATAAACTCTGA